Proteins encoded together in one Anaerotignum propionicum DSM 1682 window:
- a CDS encoding LTA synthase family protein has product MGNPYFQVNQYNSKGLIYSFFHQFNITRITSPQGYNKAFFDELEGAETVTTANNKPHIIMIMGEAFSDLSDNPNLDFSNYQDPLENFKEMASSKNAVSGKIVVPGFGGGTSNTEYDVLTACPTRFLNNPLPSYNFIHQPFDALPRRLAQMGYETQAIHPGYQWFYNRKNVYPNLGFENSYFLETSFDLATQGIGGYVSDKAAMDSIIKNLDNHIKTKDTPLFSFTVTIQNHGPYGGHYGTLPKSFDTDIPLTDTQKDLLTQYFKGIRDADHELGRLRDYAQESTEPIVIVYFGDHLPGFSNGMEFFDLLNYQIDPNGTLEERLALYETPFLIWQNDAAKKESQFNETAEKAKLPASGVINAHYLGALLTQLLDMKGVSPLFDYANEARQVLPAGTNNIFVDSKGSFSDIATKEQLDVIHRLRDWQYYKLFDQTTLK; this is encoded by the coding sequence ATGGGAAACCCCTATTTTCAAGTGAATCAATATAACTCCAAAGGGTTGATCTATTCCTTCTTCCATCAATTTAACATTACAAGGATCACATCGCCTCAGGGTTACAACAAGGCCTTTTTTGATGAGCTGGAAGGCGCCGAGACCGTAACCACAGCAAACAATAAGCCTCATATTATCATGATTATGGGAGAGGCTTTTTCTGACTTAAGTGATAATCCCAATTTAGACTTTTCCAATTATCAAGACCCATTGGAAAACTTTAAGGAGATGGCAAGCAGCAAGAACGCAGTGAGTGGTAAAATTGTAGTGCCCGGCTTTGGCGGCGGTACCTCAAACACTGAGTACGACGTTTTAACGGCATGCCCCACCAGATTTTTAAACAATCCATTGCCTTCCTATAATTTTATCCACCAACCCTTTGACGCACTGCCTCGAAGATTGGCACAAATGGGATACGAAACCCAAGCCATTCATCCCGGTTATCAGTGGTTCTATAACCGTAAAAATGTCTATCCAAATTTAGGCTTTGAAAACAGCTACTTTCTGGAAACCTCCTTTGACTTGGCGACCCAAGGAATCGGTGGATATGTTAGCGACAAGGCAGCCATGGACAGCATTATAAAGAACTTAGATAACCACATTAAAACGAAGGATACACCACTATTTTCTTTTACTGTGACCATACAAAACCACGGGCCTTATGGTGGTCATTATGGCACTCTGCCGAAAAGTTTTGATACGGATATTCCATTGACAGATACCCAAAAAGACTTACTGACTCAATATTTTAAAGGAATCCGCGATGCAGACCATGAGTTGGGTCGGTTAAGAGATTATGCACAAGAAAGCACCGAACCCATTGTTATTGTATATTTTGGAGACCACCTTCCGGGTTTCTCTAATGGTATGGAATTCTTTGACCTCTTGAATTATCAAATAGATCCAAATGGCACATTGGAGGAGCGCCTTGCTTTATATGAAACACCTTTTCTCATTTGGCAAAATGATGCTGCAAAAAAAGAATCTCAATTTAACGAAACAGCGGAGAAGGCAAAACTGCCTGCATCCGGAGTAATCAATGCCCATTATCTAGGTGCCCTTTTGACACAGCTGTTAGATATGAAAGGGGTTTCTCCCCTTTTTGATTACGCAAACGAAGCTCGCCAAGTTCTTCCTGCAGGTACAAACAACATCTTTGTTGATAGCAAGGGCAGTTTTTCAGACATAGCAACTAAGGAACAGCTGGATGTGATACATCGCCTTCGTGATTGGCAATACTATAAACTTTTTGATCAAACAACATTAAAATAA
- a CDS encoding sodium-dependent transporter: MSASLENRGQFGSKLGFILSAAGSAVGLGNIWKFPGKAYNNGGGSFLVIYILMVALIGTTVMLAEFTLGRKTQKNAVGALRELNAKYSWVGGLGILTGFIILCYYCQVGGWTIKYIIAYLTESTTVYADPTAYFLNMLGVNGFPLEGAIIYPLIFLGLTSFIISRGVAEGIEKLSKFLMPLLFILLLGLMIRACTLPGAGEGVAYMLHFDPSTINGNSFLVALGQAFFSLSLGMGVMITYASYLSKDDNLVTNTGVVCVLDTCVALFAGFMIIPAVFATGIDPGMGGGFAFATLAGVFMSIPGGTIFGLLFYALLFFAAITSSISILEGTVAFLVEEKGMERKKTVVYVSVVLFIIGIFYTLSQAYLPIKGVWWSLSGIEFPIFGDFMEYLTDRLLLPFGAFFTTVFVGWIWGTDNAIKEATSDGKFKFGLAPLWAFLVKFAAPVAILCIIVAGLLLGMSIS; encoded by the coding sequence ATGTCAGCATCATTAGAAAACCGCGGTCAATTTGGCTCCAAACTAGGCTTTATCCTTTCTGCGGCTGGATCTGCAGTAGGTCTTGGTAACATATGGAAATTCCCTGGCAAAGCATATAATAATGGCGGTGGATCTTTCCTGGTAATCTACATACTTATGGTAGCTTTAATCGGTACAACCGTAATGCTTGCAGAATTTACACTTGGTCGTAAAACGCAAAAGAACGCAGTTGGTGCTTTACGTGAACTTAACGCAAAATATTCCTGGGTTGGTGGTTTAGGAATTTTAACAGGTTTTATTATTCTTTGTTATTACTGTCAGGTTGGTGGCTGGACCATCAAATATATTATTGCTTATCTTACAGAATCTACAACAGTATACGCTGACCCAACAGCTTACTTCTTGAACATGCTTGGTGTAAACGGGTTCCCTCTGGAAGGCGCAATCATTTACCCTCTCATCTTCCTTGGACTGACATCTTTCATTATCAGCCGTGGTGTTGCTGAAGGTATTGAAAAACTCAGTAAGTTCCTTATGCCATTGCTGTTTATCTTGTTGTTAGGCTTAATGATTCGTGCTTGTACATTGCCTGGCGCAGGCGAAGGTGTTGCTTATATGCTCCACTTTGATCCTTCCACAATCAACGGTAACTCTTTCCTTGTAGCACTTGGTCAGGCATTCTTCTCCCTTTCCTTAGGTATGGGCGTTATGATTACTTATGCTTCCTACTTGAGCAAAGATGATAACTTGGTAACAAATACAGGCGTAGTTTGTGTATTGGATACTTGTGTTGCATTGTTTGCAGGCTTTATGATTATCCCAGCTGTATTTGCAACAGGTATTGACCCCGGTATGGGCGGCGGTTTCGCTTTCGCAACACTTGCTGGTGTATTTATGTCAATTCCCGGTGGTACAATTTTCGGTTTGTTATTCTATGCATTATTGTTCTTTGCCGCAATTACATCCTCCATTTCCATTCTGGAAGGCACCGTAGCCTTTCTGGTTGAAGAAAAAGGTATGGAACGTAAGAAGACTGTTGTTTATGTTTCCGTTGTACTGTTCATCATCGGTATTTTCTACACACTGTCTCAGGCATATCTGCCTATCAAGGGTGTTTGGTGGTCATTGAGCGGTATTGAATTCCCTATCTTCGGTGACTTTATGGAATACCTGACTGATCGTTTGCTGTTGCCTTTTGGTGCATTCTTTACAACTGTATTCGTTGGCTGGATTTGGGGCACCGATAACGCAATTAAGGAAGCAACCTCCGATGGCAAATTTAAATTCGGTCTTGCTCCCCTTTGGGCATTCCTTGTAAAATTTGCAGCACCTGTTGCTATCTTGTGTATTATTGTAGCAGGCTTATTGTTAGGTATGTCTATTTCCTAA
- the mgtE gene encoding magnesium transporter translates to MQELFDFLNKLMESGEYARLKEELNSEQPANVAEYFEELTAEKQLFVFRLLTKDMAAEVFSYMDSDTQEHIVHSITDREVRNIVDEMFLDDTVDFLEEAPANLVKKILRNTDAETRKLINRFLNYPENSAGSLMTIEFVRLHSSMTVGNAMKQIKRTGTDKETIYTCYVIDDQRKLIGVVPLRTLICAADDNTIDELMQDDVVSVLTTDDQEEVANIFKKYNWMALPVTDTEGRLVGIITVDDIVDVIEQETTEDMEKMAALIPSDEEYLKTPVMVLAKNRIVWLSVLMISGTLSSFVIGHFNSLLEVAVVLSGFIPIITGTGGNAGSQASTMIIRGMALGEIEIRDALKVVWKEIRVGVLCGVALGLINILKMTLVNRDTGFWINFSVSLSMAAVVVLAKTIGCLLPILAKSLKLDPAMMAGPLISTVVDAVALVIYFSIATALVL, encoded by the coding sequence ATGCAGGAATTATTTGATTTCTTAAATAAATTAATGGAATCAGGGGAATATGCTCGATTAAAAGAGGAATTGAACTCAGAACAGCCTGCCAATGTGGCAGAGTATTTTGAAGAATTGACTGCGGAAAAACAGCTTTTTGTTTTCCGTTTGCTTACCAAAGATATGGCGGCAGAGGTTTTTTCTTATATGGATAGTGATACACAGGAGCACATTGTTCATTCAATAACAGATAGAGAAGTTCGGAACATTGTGGACGAGATGTTCTTGGATGATACGGTGGACTTTTTGGAAGAGGCACCTGCAAATCTTGTAAAAAAGATTTTGCGTAACACAGATGCGGAAACAAGAAAGCTGATTAACCGATTTTTGAATTATCCTGAAAATTCGGCAGGAAGCTTGATGACCATAGAGTTTGTGAGGCTGCACAGTAGCATGACAGTGGGAAATGCCATGAAGCAGATTAAGCGAACGGGGACGGATAAGGAAACAATTTATACTTGTTATGTCATCGATGATCAGAGAAAGCTAATTGGTGTTGTTCCATTGAGAACACTAATTTGTGCGGCGGATGACAATACCATTGATGAACTGATGCAGGATGATGTTGTATCTGTTCTAACCACGGACGATCAGGAAGAGGTAGCTAACATCTTTAAAAAATACAACTGGATGGCTCTGCCTGTTACGGATACAGAAGGACGTTTGGTGGGCATTATTACCGTTGACGATATCGTTGATGTTATTGAGCAGGAAACAACGGAAGATATGGAAAAGATGGCAGCATTGATCCCATCTGATGAAGAATATCTTAAAACTCCTGTCATGGTATTGGCGAAAAACAGAATTGTATGGCTTTCGGTTTTAATGATTTCCGGAACGTTAAGCAGTTTTGTCATTGGCCACTTCAATAGTCTTTTGGAGGTGGCTGTGGTACTTTCTGGGTTTATCCCTATTATTACAGGTACGGGCGGAAATGCAGGCTCACAAGCTTCCACAATGATTATTCGTGGTATGGCCTTGGGAGAAATTGAGATAAGAGATGCATTAAAGGTTGTTTGGAAGGAAATTCGTGTTGGCGTTTTATGTGGCGTTGCATTAGGATTAATTAATATACTGAAAATGACTTTGGTAAATCGAGATACAGGTTTTTGGATTAATTTTTCTGTATCGTTAAGTATGGCAGCAGTGGTTGTTTTAGCAAAAACCATCGGTTGTTTGCTTCCAATTTTAGCAAAGTCTTTAAAACTAGACCCGGCAATGATGGCAGGACCATTGATTTCTACTGTGGTTGATGCTGTTGCATTGGTAATTTACTTTAGTATTGCAACTGCCTTGGTTTTATAA
- the dnaB gene encoding replicative DNA helicase yields the protein MEQQKQNENIRGVPPHDETAEQAVLGSMFLDREAASVALEILSGEDFYRPDHRMVFEAAEELYRQASPIDVVTVKNKLEEKGVFEQVGGVPFLATLSTAVGSSVNVRHYAAIVEEKSVLRRLIRTAGNLSQMSFEGKESINSIMDQAEKSIFDIMQKRHSEEFHHIRDIAVDSIEKIEDIYRSKGKLTGVPTGFVDFDAKTAGLQKSDLVLLAARPSMGKTAFALNIIQNAAIRGNVPVAVFSLEMSREQLVNRMLCSEAMLDAQKLRTGELNDKDWEDLIRAMGPLSQAPIYIDDTPGISPMDVRSKCRRLKVEKGLGLIVIDYLQLMSGNGRTDSRQQEISEISRNLKAIAREMESPVIALSQLSRACEQRSDHRPMLSDLRESGAIEQDADVVAFLYRDEYYFPETEKKNQAELIIAKQRNGPTGTVDLTWLGQYTKFGNFLKRY from the coding sequence ATGGAACAGCAAAAACAAAATGAAAATATCCGTGGCGTGCCGCCCCACGATGAAACAGCGGAACAGGCCGTATTGGGCTCAATGTTTTTGGACAGAGAGGCAGCTTCGGTTGCCCTTGAGATTCTTTCGGGAGAGGATTTTTACCGCCCTGACCATAGAATGGTTTTTGAGGCAGCAGAAGAATTGTATCGTCAAGCATCGCCCATTGATGTGGTTACAGTGAAAAATAAGCTGGAAGAAAAGGGCGTATTTGAGCAGGTGGGCGGTGTGCCTTTTTTGGCAACCCTATCCACTGCCGTGGGCAGTTCTGTTAATGTGCGTCACTATGCGGCAATTGTTGAAGAAAAATCTGTTTTGCGCCGCTTGATTCGGACGGCGGGAAATCTCTCTCAAATGAGCTTTGAGGGAAAAGAATCTATCAACAGTATTATGGATCAGGCAGAAAAAAGTATCTTTGATATCATGCAGAAACGCCATTCTGAGGAGTTTCACCATATTCGAGATATTGCTGTTGATTCCATTGAAAAAATTGAGGATATTTACCGCTCTAAGGGTAAGCTCACAGGGGTCCCTACGGGATTTGTTGATTTTGATGCAAAAACTGCGGGACTGCAAAAGTCAGATTTGGTGCTCCTTGCCGCCCGCCCTTCTATGGGCAAAACTGCCTTTGCATTGAATATCATTCAAAATGCAGCAATTCGAGGAAACGTACCCGTAGCTGTATTTTCATTGGAAATGAGTCGAGAACAGTTGGTAAACCGTATGCTTTGCTCAGAAGCAATGCTGGATGCGCAAAAGCTTAGAACCGGAGAATTGAACGATAAGGATTGGGAAGATTTGATTCGTGCCATGGGACCTCTTTCCCAAGCACCAATTTATATTGATGACACCCCCGGTATTTCTCCTATGGACGTGCGCTCAAAATGCCGCCGTTTAAAGGTGGAAAAGGGCTTGGGGCTGATCGTAATTGATTACTTACAGTTAATGAGTGGCAACGGCAGAACGGACTCAAGACAACAAGAAATTTCGGAAATTTCTCGTAATTTAAAGGCAATTGCCCGTGAGATGGAATCACCTGTGATTGCATTATCTCAGTTAAGCCGTGCTTGTGAGCAAAGAAGTGACCATAGACCCATGCTATCAGACTTGCGTGAATCCGGTGCCATTGAGCAGGATGCTGACGTTGTGGCTTTTCTTTATCGAGATGAATATTACTTTCCTGAAACGGAGAAAAAAAATCAAGCTGAATTGATTATTGCAAAGCAAAGAAATGGCCCAACGGGTACCGTTGATTTGACTTGGTTAGGTCAATATACTAAGTTTGGAAACTTTCTGAAGAGATACTAA
- the rplI gene encoding 50S ribosomal protein L9: MKVILLQDVKSVGKKGELVNASEGYAKNFLFPKKLAVEATKSNLNDFELKQKSEEKRKQEELESAQKIAENLKDQVVTIKVKTGGNGKLFGSVTNKEVADAIVEQTKQDIDKKKVSIGDPIKMVGERTATIKLHPKVTAEVTIKIVEV, from the coding sequence ATGAAAGTGATTTTATTACAAGATGTGAAAAGTGTTGGTAAAAAAGGTGAATTAGTGAATGCAAGCGAAGGCTATGCAAAAAATTTCTTGTTCCCCAAAAAGCTTGCAGTGGAAGCTACTAAGTCTAATTTAAATGACTTTGAATTAAAGCAGAAATCCGAAGAAAAGAGAAAACAGGAGGAGCTGGAAAGCGCCCAAAAGATTGCAGAAAATTTGAAGGATCAGGTTGTTACGATAAAGGTGAAAACAGGCGGAAATGGAAAATTATTCGGTTCTGTTACAAATAAAGAAGTTGCTGATGCAATCGTGGAGCAAACGAAGCAGGATATTGATAAAAAGAAGGTTTCTATCGGCGACCCTATTAAAATGGTTGGGGAAAGAACGGCAACCATTAAGCTGCATCCTAAGGTTACCGCAGAAGTTACCATTAAGATTGTAGAGGTTTAA